The Microterricola viridarii genome segment CCGTCACGACGATCTCGCTCGGCACCGGCGGGAAGAAGCCGTCGACCACCACGGCCACGAAGATGACGAGGTAGACCCAGGGTGAGCTCACCGCTGAGATGAGGAAGTCTGTGAGGGGTTCCATATGCGCGATCCGATTCGTTTCGTCTGTAGTGTTCGTGCGTTCCTGAAGTCTGTTTTCAGGTTAGGAAACGGGGAGCGCGCTGTCGTCGGCCGGGAGGCCCTGCTGCGTCATCCAGGCGGATGACTCTGTGCGCTTCCGCCGTATGACACCGGCAGCACGGGCGACTCGGGCCGTTCCGATCAGCGCCCAGCCGAGCAGCAGCAGGCCGATGGATGCCGGCAGCACGCCGAATCCGGCCACGAGCACGGTCGCGACGCCGCCGGCGCCGAGCACCGTGTCGACGGCGACCGATGCACTAGGGGCGGCGCCCTGCGGCGTGCGCTTGCCTCGTTCGAACCGTGCAAGCACGGCGACGACGGGGGTGACCGCGACGGCGACGAGGAACAGCCAGGCGGGCCGCGTCGCCCACCAGGCCGCGCTCAGCGGGTCCGGCAGCGGCAGGCCTGCCACGGCGTTCAGCGCCAGGAGCACGGCGGCGAGCGCGATCAGCACGGGCATGTGCCAGATGTAGACGGTCATGCTGCGTTGGCCGAGCGCCTGAACCACCCGGTGCACCACTGGACGCTCGGCGGCGTGCGCGATGCGGCCGCGCAGCAGCGAGAACACCATGAGCTGGGCGACGCCGAGCAGCACGAGAGCGACCGTCGGCGGGTTGAGGTTGACGTACATGTCGGGGGAGTAGGGCCCGGCGGAGCAGAGCACGACCAGCGTCGCGAGCGAGGCGGGGATCAGGGCGATGCGGGTGCGCCGGGGCAGCGCCTCGACCGCGCCGTCTGCGAGCCAGAATCCGAGCTGCTGCACCAGCAGCCAGACGAAGAGGAGGTTGAGGAATCCGACGGCGTCGCTGCCGGTGGCGAAACGGACGGCATCGACGGCGATGACTGCCGTAGCGAGCACCGCCGGCGTCGTGCGGCGGGCCCGCTCGTGGGCGGCGACCATCAGAGGTACGAGGGCCGAGCAGAGAATGTAGACGGCGAGGAACCACAGCGGCTGTCCGATGCGAAAGCTTGCCGTGGCCACGAGTTCGGCCGGAACGCCGACGGCGAGCATGCCGAGCAGCACGGCCCCGACCACAGCGACGAGCACGATGGCCGGCCTCACCAGGCGGTCGATGCGCCCGCGCACATAGGCGGGTGCCGAGACACCGGTGGCGCGCAGCCTGCGCCACTGGGTCACACTCGCGAAGCCGCCGATGACGAAGAACAGCGGCATGACCTGCAGCACCCAGCTCACCGGGGCGAACCAGGCCTGCTCCTCGAGCGCGTTCTGCAACACGGGGCCGGCGGCGCCGACGCTGACGCCGACCATCGTGGAGTGCAGCGCGACCACGACCAGCAGAAGCAGGGTGCGCACGGCGTCGATGCTGCGATCACGAGGTGCGGCGGCGGGTGTCGCCGCAGCCGGCGCTCGCCGGGGAGCGGGGTGAACGGTGCGTGCACGCGCGGGTGCGAGAGTCACGGTCTTCTCCTTGCCGCAGGCGGTGGATCCGCCGGCGGGCTCAGGTTAAGAAGACGGTGTGCGGCGGGGCATCACCCGGCGGAGCCGTTCATCACCCCTACTCGGGTAGGGGGTGCAGGCTCAGCGGCGCGCGCCGGGTGACTCCTGGCCGCCGCCCGGCTGCACGAGCGCCACGTCATAGGCGAACACCACGGCCTGCACGCGATCGCGCAGGCCCAGCTTGCCGAGAACCTTGCTGACGTGGGTCTTGACGGTCTGCTCGGCGATGAAGAGCGCCGCAGCGATCTCGTTGTTGGAGAGACCTCGGCCCACGAGCGTGAGCACCTCGATCTCGCGCTCGGTCAGGTCTGAGAGGCGCGCGGTGTCTGTGCGGGGAGGCGGGCCGGAGCGCGCGAAATCCTCGATGAGGCGTTTTGTCACCCCGGGCGCGAGCAGCGCGTCGCCGCCGGCGACGATGCGCACGGCGGCGATGAGGTCTTCCGGCAGGGCGTCCTTGAGGAGGAAACCGCTGGCGCCGGCGCGCAGCGCCTCGTACACGTAGTCGTCGATGTCGAACGTTGTCAGCATCAAGACGTGAGGAACGTAGTCGCTGCTGCGCGGCGGGGTCTGCAGCGCGCGGGTGGCCTCGAGCCCGTTCATCAGCGGCATCCGCACGTCCATCACGACGACGTCGGGGCGCAGCGCGTGCGCGAGCTCGACGGCCTCCTGCCCGTTCGTGGCCTGGCCGAGCACGGTGATGCCCGGCTGGGCGGCGAGCACGGCGGCGAAGCCGGCCCGCACCATGGCCTGGTCGTCGGCGATGAGCACGGAGATCGTGTCGGCGGGATTCGTCACGGCTGGCTGGGTTCCTTGCTGTTGTCTGTCACGAGAAGGCTACGCGGCCGAACCCGCGGGGGAGGGAGCGGATGCCGCGAGCGGCAGCGTGGCCAGCACGCGGAATCCGCCCTCGGGGGTGGGCGCCGCGTGCATGGTGCCGCCAAGCATGGAGCAGCGCTCGCGCATGCCGACGAGGCCGTGGCCGCCTCCCGCCGCCGGTGCCGACGGGGTTCCGCCCGGAGGCGCATCGTTCTCGACGCACAACACGATGGCATTGTTGACGAG includes the following:
- a CDS encoding acyltransferase family protein, coding for MTLAPARARTVHPAPRRAPAAATPAAAPRDRSIDAVRTLLLLVVVALHSTMVGVSVGAAGPVLQNALEEQAWFAPVSWVLQVMPLFFVIGGFASVTQWRRLRATGVSAPAYVRGRIDRLVRPAIVLVAVVGAVLLGMLAVGVPAELVATASFRIGQPLWFLAVYILCSALVPLMVAAHERARRTTPAVLATAVIAVDAVRFATGSDAVGFLNLLFVWLLVQQLGFWLADGAVEALPRRTRIALIPASLATLVVLCSAGPYSPDMYVNLNPPTVALVLLGVAQLMVFSLLRGRIAHAAERPVVHRVVQALGQRSMTVYIWHMPVLIALAAVLLALNAVAGLPLPDPLSAAWWATRPAWLFLVAVAVTPVVAVLARFERGKRTPQGAAPSASVAVDTVLGAGGVATVLVAGFGVLPASIGLLLLGWALIGTARVARAAGVIRRKRTESSAWMTQQGLPADDSALPVS
- a CDS encoding response regulator — its product is MVRAGFAAVLAAQPGITVLGQATNGQEAVELAHALRPDVVVMDVRMPLMNGLEATRALQTPPRSSDYVPHVLMLTTFDIDDYVYEALRAGASGFLLKDALPEDLIAAVRIVAGGDALLAPGVTKRLIEDFARSGPPPRTDTARLSDLTEREIEVLTLVGRGLSNNEIAAALFIAEQTVKTHVSKVLGKLGLRDRVQAVVFAYDVALVQPGGGQESPGARR